From Sceloporus undulatus isolate JIND9_A2432 ecotype Alabama chromosome 6, SceUnd_v1.1, whole genome shotgun sequence, one genomic window encodes:
- the LOC121933802 gene encoding LOW QUALITY PROTEIN: zymogen granule membrane protein 16-like (The sequence of the model RefSeq protein was modified relative to this genomic sequence to represent the inferred CDS: inserted 1 base in 1 codon), translating into MSGFTLLTLFFVGSTISSASILPLSDSSYSGEFGGSGGNCFLQAGNQQEGPITAIRIQMNQYYIAGLQFRYCRQWSDYVGGNDGEMEEIILFEDEAITQVTGRYDSYIXNLVFITNQGRSFTFGAYNGYHYDGYRGYTFNAVPIYRGIVLRYISGWSSSYINAMSFHWSKNPRKSKRCIRNGVEQKS; encoded by the exons ATGTCTGGCTTCACACTTCTCACTTTATTCTTTGTTGGAAGCACCATAAGTTCAG CATCCATTCTGCCACTCTCAGACTCTTCCTATTCTGGGGAGTTTGGTGGGAGTGGTGGAAACTGCTTTTTGCAAGCTGGAAACCAACAAGAGGGACCTATCACTGCCATTAGGATCCAGATGAATCAATATTACATTGCGGG TCTCCAGTTCCGCTACTGTCGCCAGTGGAGCGACTATGTGGGTGGCAATGATGGTGAGATGGAGGAAATCATCTTGTTTGAAGATGAAGCCATCACCCAAGTCACTGGAAGATACGACAGCTATA CAAATCTTGTGTTCATCACGAATCAAGGGCGCAGCTTCACCTTTGGAGCGTACAACGGCTATCATTATGATGGCTATCGTGGCTATACCTTTAATGCAGTTCCAATTTATAGAGGCATAGTCTTACGTTATATCAGTGGCTGGTCCAGTTCTTACATAAATGCCATGAGTTTCCACTGGAGTAAAAACCCCAGGAAATCTAAAAGATGTATAAGGAATGGAGTGGAGCAGAAATCATGA